TCCGCGGCGATGCCTTCATGAAACAGGGTGATGTGGAACACGCACTGCGGGACTTCGAACGTGCAAAGCGGATTGATGAAATCGTTGCCAAAGCCTATCTGATGCGTTCCAAATCATTCAAAGAACGTGGCGAACACAAAAAAGCAGCGGAAGACTATGAACGCGCTGTTGCGATCGACCCCTCACTCGGACCTGGAAAACTGGACGAAGAAAAAACAGCCGGTAAACCTGTGATTCGGCCTATTAAATAAGGCTCATAACCCTGCCTGCTGCCGCGTAGTGTTGCCACAGGCACCTTCCATTTTACACTAAAGTCCAAACCAGGCGGTTACTCATGAGCGGCGGTTTCCTGGATGAAAATGAGTATGTTGAGCGTTCAGCTCAGCCAGCGAACGAACTGGACATCACGGACCTGTTATTCGTCAGTTTCAATTCGAGAGTCGTCGCGCTCAACCGTGATACAGGTACCCTGCTCTGGTCCTGGAAATCCCCTAAAGGTCGTTCCAATTATCTCGCGATTCTCGTGGATGAAGAACAGCTCTTCGTCTCAATCGATGGATATACCTACTGCCTGGATCCCATTACCGGACGTGAAATCTGGTTTAATCCCCTTAAAGGGCACGGGTATGGAATTCCCAGCCTTGCAACCGCGAATTTCAATACCGGATCTGCGGCGGCGGCAGAGTTAATTGCCCGAGAACTGCATCGGCAACAGCGTGATGCACACTAACCGCTGGGGGGGGGGAACCTCAGGCATACGGCCTGTTCAGGAAAGCAGCTCGGCATTCGTCAAATGCCAGCGATTAGGATCGAGGAGGGGCTGGAGTGGGAAATCCTGACATTCCGGATTGGCATACACAAACACATTCGTTTGTGAGTGCCTCTGAAAAAATCCAAAGCGGGCCAGCAGCTTCGATACTTCCTGGCGACCAAAGTAGTTCACCACGATCGTTTCCATACCTATCTGACGGCAATAACCACTAAAGGCGGTCATCATTAGTCGAAATGATTTCAAATCACGATAGAAAATATCCTGAATGCCCGCAGCATAATCGCCACTGCGTCCCGTCTCTCCCAGCACAAACACCATATACCCCAGCAGTCGCTGGTTGCGATCTTCCAGCGTCATGATCTGGAAACGGGTACTCGGTTCCTGTCGAAAACGCCATTCCAGAAATTCACGCGTCCGCTCGACCATCACCAGGCCTCCAGAATGCTCTCGAAACAGAGCTTCAAAGCGTTCGTCAATCGGGGCATCATAATTGATTTTGTTTTGATGAGGTAAAAACGTTCGCGTCTCCTGTGAAAAGAGACGCAAGCCCAGATCGGCCAGACCGGCAACGCCCTTTCTGACTAGTGGCGATGAGATTCGGTCTTTGAATTTGTATTCCGTCTGC
The sequence above is a segment of the Gimesia algae genome. Coding sequences within it:
- a CDS encoding outer membrane protein assembly factor BamB family protein, with protein sequence MSGGFLDENEYVERSAQPANELDITDLLFVSFNSRVVALNRDTGTLLWSWKSPKGRSNYLAILVDEEQLFVSIDGYTYCLDPITGREIWFNPLKGHGYGIPSLATANFNTGSAAAAELIARELHRQQRDAH
- a CDS encoding GNAT family protein — its product is MGYSITQATPSDDQGELISLINRNFNKTNTQWFNWSHHQNPFGENYCWLAHEASEGKLIGSTGLLTRRMCCDGKPFAVGQAESINIDEEHRSAQAALKLQRALIAHLPNTDFSFVYGMTDTATAVFKRCRYQQVGTFQHWVKPLQTEYKFKDRISSPLVRKGVAGLADLGLRLFSQETRTFLPHQNKINYDAPIDERFEALFREHSGGLVMVERTREFLEWRFRQEPSTRFQIMTLEDRNQRLLGYMVFVLGETGRSGDYAAGIQDIFYRDLKSFRLMMTAFSGYCRQIGMETIVVNYFGRQEVSKLLARFGFFQRHSQTNVFVYANPECQDFPLQPLLDPNRWHLTNAELLS